GGGAGGCAGGCGACGCGCTGGCTGACGCGCCCTACGCCCGCTCGGCGGCGCTGATCGCCTGGAAGGTGGCTGACGTCGCGGCGCTGCTCGGCGTGACCGGGGTGGCGCTCGGCGGCAGCGTGGGGCTGCGGCCCGGCTACCTCGCGCGGGTGCGCGCCTCGCTCGCCCTCTTTCCCGAGCGTTACCGGCCCGAGGTGAGGCACGCGGCGCTCGGCGCCGACGCGGGGCTGATCGGCGCGGCGTTGTGGGCGTCTGCCGCCGCCGAGCGGTGATCTGCCAGACTGGGCAGCATGACGACGCCCGAGCGCCCCCTGCCTGACCTGTCCGCCTTTGCCCGGCTGTTGCCCCGGCTGTTCCGGGGGGGGCAGGCCTATGTGGGCGTGGAAGCGTCCCTGAGCGACCTGAGCGCCGAGCAGGCGACCACCCGCCCGGCCGGGCTGCCGCACAGCGTCGCGCAGATCGTGGGCCACGTGAACTGGTGGAACCGCTGGATGCTCGAGATCATCGAGATGGGTCAGGCCGTGCCTTACCCACCCCACGCCGCCGATACCTGGCCGGCGGTGGAGGCGAGCGACTGGGGCCGGGTGAAAAGTGAGTTCTACGAACTGCTCGCCCGCATCGACCCGCACGCCGCGCGCCCCGACCTCACCAATCCGGTCAACCACGAAGAAACCCTGGGGGAACTGCTCGCCGACTTCGCGCTGCACACCGCCCACCACTTCGGGCAGATCATCACGGTGCGTCAGGCCCTCGGGGCATGGCCGCCCGCCGGGGGGGGCGATACCTGGTAATCAGTAATCAGGCGGGAGGGGGGGGCGCTCAGGCGCGGCGGCTCGCCTGAGCGCGCTTTTCCGCCTGCACCATCTGGACAAATTGGAGCAGGCGGGGAGCGCGGCTCCAGCGCGCGCGGTCCCCGGCCACGCGCCAGATCCACTCGACGCCCAGACGCCGGGTCCAGTCGGGCGCGAGCTGCGCGGCGCCGGCAAGCACGTCGATCACACCGCCGCAGCCGAGGGCGACCGGCGCGCGGTGCAGCTGCTTCCAGTAGTCGTTGAAGATCTCCTGCCGCCCGGCACCCATCCCGGTCAGCAGCAGTTGCGCGCCGCTCTGGCCGATCAATTCGGCGACCCGCTGATCCTCGTCCGGCTTGAAGTAGCCGTGGTGCACGCCGGCCACCTCGATGCCGTAGTCGCGCGCCGCGTTCTGGGCGGCCTGCTCGGCGACGCCAGGCTTGGCCCCCAGGAAAAAGACCCGCAGCGCCGAGCCGTGACGCGCCATCAGGCCAGTGGCGAGGTCAAAGCCCGGAGCGCGCGGCACCTCCACCCCACGCAGCTGCCGCGCCGCGTACACGATGCCCACGCCGTCGGCGGTCACGAGGTCGGCACGCTGCATGGCCTGGACGAACTCGGGCTGGGTGCGCGACTGCACGATGAACTCGGGGTTCAGGGTCACCACCGTGTGCGGCGTGGAGGGGGACTGCGTCGCCCACTCTCCGAGCAGGTCAAGGGCGCGGCCCAAGCTGACCACGTCGAGCGGCAGGTCAAACAGGGTCAGGCGCGTGGGCGGAGAAACGCTCATCCGTAAGATTCTAGCCCGCCTCTACTCCAGGGGCCTGACAGCTGGCCCCACCCCCACCTTCCCCCCCCGTGCGCTCCCCCGTGCCCCGCGTTTCCTCCGGGCGCTGGCTGCGGCATACTCTGAGCCATGTTGCCCGGTGCGTTTGGCAGGCTCACAGCCGAGGTGCAGTCGCACCTGAAGTCGGCGGGACGGGTGGGCCGCTGGGCGCGCGGCGGCCTGATCTTTCATCCTGAAGACCCCGCCGAGACCGCGCATCTGCTGCTGCGCGGCGCGGCGCGGCTCTACCGCCTGGGCGCCGGGGCGCGCGAGGTGACGCTCGACGTACACCTCCCCGGCGAGCTGCTGGGCGTCTCGGCGCTGCGGCCCGGGACGTGTTACGGCATGTACGCCGAGGCGATGGACGACACCGAGACCCTGATGCTCGGCCAAGACGCCCTGGCCCGGCTGCACCGCACCCACCCGGCGGCGGCGTTGGCCCTCACCGAGCAGCTCACCGCCCAGACGCGCAGCGTGCAGGCCCGGCTGTCCGGGCTCGTCTTTCTGGAGGTCTCGCAGCGCCTCGCCCTCGCGCTGCTGGCCCTCGCCGAGCGTGAGGGTGAGTGGGACGGCGAGACGCTGGCCCTCAAGGAACGCATCTCTCATCAGGACCTCGCCTACGTGGTGGGCAGCACCCGCGAAACGATCACCAAGCTGCTCGGGGACTTCCGGGCGCGGGGGCTGCTGGACCTTGGGTACCGCCGCGTCGTGCTCACCGACCGCGCCGGCCTGGAGCGGGCCGCGCGCGAACCGCTGCGCTGAGGACGCTACGCCGGGGCACCCACACCGGGGCAGCGGGTCAGC
The DNA window shown above is from Deinococcus reticulitermitis and carries:
- a CDS encoding DinB family protein translates to MTTPERPLPDLSAFARLLPRLFRGGQAYVGVEASLSDLSAEQATTRPAGLPHSVAQIVGHVNWWNRWMLEIIEMGQAVPYPPHAADTWPAVEASDWGRVKSEFYELLARIDPHAARPDLTNPVNHEETLGELLADFALHTAHHFGQIITVRQALGAWPPAGGGDTW
- a CDS encoding WecB/TagA/CpsF family glycosyltransferase encodes the protein MSVSPPTRLTLFDLPLDVVSLGRALDLLGEWATQSPSTPHTVVTLNPEFIVQSRTQPEFVQAMQRADLVTADGVGIVYAARQLRGVEVPRAPGFDLATGLMARHGSALRVFFLGAKPGVAEQAAQNAARDYGIEVAGVHHGYFKPDEDQRVAELIGQSGAQLLLTGMGAGRQEIFNDYWKQLHRAPVALGCGGVIDVLAGAAQLAPDWTRRLGVEWIWRVAGDRARWSRAPRLLQFVQMVQAEKRAQASRRA
- a CDS encoding Crp/Fnr family transcriptional regulator; the encoded protein is MLPGAFGRLTAEVQSHLKSAGRVGRWARGGLIFHPEDPAETAHLLLRGAARLYRLGAGAREVTLDVHLPGELLGVSALRPGTCYGMYAEAMDDTETLMLGQDALARLHRTHPAAALALTEQLTAQTRSVQARLSGLVFLEVSQRLALALLALAEREGEWDGETLALKERISHQDLAYVVGSTRETITKLLGDFRARGLLDLGYRRVVLTDRAGLERAAREPLR